A stretch of DNA from Acidobacteriota bacterium:
AATCAGCGCGACACGGACGGCGACGGAATTCCCGACGGCGAGGATCCGGACGCCACCCAGCCGGAAGGCTCCACCAGCGCCAGTGGTGGCAACCCCCAAGGCGGCGAAGAGCGGCCGATGACGCCGGAAGAGGCCGCCCGCTTCCTCGAAGCCCTCGAAGAGGGCCGCCCGCAGCAACAGCGCCCCGGGCCGCGTCGCCCGGCCCGTCCGGAGAAGGACTGGTGAGACGCTTTCTATCGGCCCTCGCCCTGGCGCTACTGGGGGCGGCTCCGGCCGCGGCGCAGTCGATCACCGCCGAGATCGATCGCGTCGAAACCACGCCCCGTGAACCGCTACGACTGTTGGTGACCGTCAAAGGCTCCCAGACTGCGCTGCCGGTGCTTCCGGAGCTGCCCGACTTCCAGGTCCGTGCCGGCGGCAAGAGCACCCAGGTCGACATCGTCAACGGCCGCGCCAGCAGCGGCGCGGCCTACAACTACTTCTTGATCCCGCAGCGCACCGGAACCTTCACCATCGGTCCGGTGATGGTCGAGATCGACGGCAAGGCCTATCGCTCCCGGCCCTTCCAGGTGCGCGTCCTGAAGGCCGATCGTGACCGCCCGGGCAACGATCGCGATCTCTTCATCCAGGTGGCGGTGTCCGATCGCCAGCCCTTCGTCGGCGAGCAGGTGATCTACACCTGGAAGTTCCTCTACCGGGTACAGATCGGTGAGCCACGGCTCGATCCCCAGGACTTCGACGGCTTCCTCTCCGAACCTCTCGGCGAGACCCGCCAGTACGAAACCGTCGTCGGCGGTCGGCGCTACGGCGTCATCGAGCGCCGCGTGGCGCTCTTCCCACAGCGGGCCGGCACGCTGACGGTACCGGGCTCGAAGCTCACCTGCCAGGTGGCGGTGCGCGATCAGCGGCGCCGCCGGCGCAGCCTGATGGACGACTTCTTCGGCCGCGTGCGGGCCGAGCAACGGGTGGTGCCCGGACCGCCGGTGGCGCTCGAGGTCCGCCCCCTGCCGTCACCACCGGCGGACTTCAGCGGCCTGGTGGGCAAGTTCCAGATCCAGGCCGAGGCCTCGAAGCGCCAGCTCCAGGTGGGCGAGTCGACCACCGTCCAGATCACCGTCAGCGGCCAGGGCAATGTGCAGAGCATCGCCGAGCCACCGCTGCCGGATCTCTCCGCCTTCAAGATCTACGACGACAAGACCAGCAGCCGCATCGACCGCGATGGCCTCGAGCTCAAAGGGTCGAAGGTCTTCCCCAAGGCGCTGGTGCCGCTTTCCCCGGGCGAAACCATGATCCCGGCGATCCCCCTGGTCTACTTCGATCCGGCGGCGGGCAGCTATCGCACCACCCGCACGACCCCCATTGTCCTGGCCGTCGACCCTGCCGAAGGGCAGGAAGATCTGCGCCTCACGGAGTCGCTGGCGCCGACCACCGGCAAGGTGGCGGTGCGCATCCTGGCAGACGACATCCTGCCCCTCTACCGCGGTCTCGATGGCGCCACCGAGAGTCCCCCGGGGCCGCCCCTCCAGGCCGCCCTCACCGGCGCCCTGGCGGCGCCACCGCTGCTCTTCGTCGGCCTGTGGTGGCGCCGGCGACGGCAGCTCCGCTACCAAGAGGACGGCGCCCTGCGCCGCCGCCAGGAAGCCCTGCGGCGAGCGCGCAAGAGCCTCGCCAACGACGACCCCTCGGAGGTCGTGCGCACCTACATCGGCGACAAGCTCGGTCGCGAAGGCGGTGCCCTGACCGCCGCCGAGGCCGCCGCCGGGCTGCGCCAGGCGGGCCTTGGCGGTGACCTCGTGGACGAGGTCCGGAGCTTCCTCGAAGGCCTCGAAGCGAGTCGCTACGGCGCCGCCGGCGGCGCTGCCGGAGGAGAGCTCCGAGACCCCGCCAAGGCTCTCATCGAGCGCCTCGAAGGGGCGCTGCGAAAGACCCGGAGCAAGCCGTGATCGTCGCCTTGCTGTTCCTCGCCCTGGTGACTCCAGCAGCGCCAGCGGCCGTCGCGACAACACCGGATCCGGGCCTCGACGCAGCCCTGGCGCCGGCCACTGGACTCACCGAGAGCGGCGAGCCCGGCGAGCTCTTCGTGCGCGCCAACACCGCCTACGAGGACGGCGACTACGGCCGCGCAGTGCGCCTCTACGAGGGGCTCATCGAGCGCGGCGTCGACAACGGACGCCTGCACTACAACCTCGGCAACGCCTACCTTCGCGCTGGCGAGCTCGGCCGCGCCATTGCCTCCTATCGGCGAGCCCAGAGCGCCCTGCCGCGCGATCAGGACACCGCCGCCAACCTCGCCTTCGCCCGCCGCAGCGCTCGCGATGCGCTGTCACCGCCAGGCCCCTCGGCAGTGCAGAGGACCCTGTTTTTCTGGCATTACCGGCTGTCTCGCCAAGAGCTCTTCGCCGCCACCCTCGGCCTCAACCTGTTGTTCTGGGGACTCCTCGGCTGGCGCCTCTACCGTCCCAACTCCGAGATTCTGCGCTGGCTCACCGGCCTGGTGCTGATTCCACTGCTGGCGGTGGCCGCCTCCTGGGCCACTCGCACCATCAGCCCGCAACGGGTGGCGGTGATCGTGCCCCAGGAGATCAACGTCCAGTCCGGCACCTCACGCGACTCGGTGGTGCTCTTCAAACTCCACGCCGGTGCCGAGCTCGCGGTCCTCGACGAGCGCCCGGACTGGCTCCGCATCGCCCTGCCGGATGGTGAGCAGGGCTGGCTCGAGAGCCAGCACACCGAGCTCCTGATAGACCGCTAGGAAGGTTTCAGCAGCCTGCTAGTCAGGGCACACCGTAGATGGCGGCGCACTGGTCGATGCACTGATTCTGCGCCGCCGTGCAGACGGCGACCGGTACCCCAGCGCCCACACAGTCGAAGAA
This window harbors:
- a CDS encoding tetratricopeptide repeat protein; translated protein: MIVALLFLALVTPAAPAAVATTPDPGLDAALAPATGLTESGEPGELFVRANTAYEDGDYGRAVRLYEGLIERGVDNGRLHYNLGNAYLRAGELGRAIASYRRAQSALPRDQDTAANLAFARRSARDALSPPGPSAVQRTLFFWHYRLSRQELFAATLGLNLLFWGLLGWRLYRPNSEILRWLTGLVLIPLLAVAASWATRTISPQRVAVIVPQEINVQSGTSRDSVVLFKLHAGAELAVLDERPDWLRIALPDGEQGWLESQHTELLIDR
- a CDS encoding BatD family protein — translated: MRRFLSALALALLGAAPAAAQSITAEIDRVETTPREPLRLLVTVKGSQTALPVLPELPDFQVRAGGKSTQVDIVNGRASSGAAYNYFLIPQRTGTFTIGPVMVEIDGKAYRSRPFQVRVLKADRDRPGNDRDLFIQVAVSDRQPFVGEQVIYTWKFLYRVQIGEPRLDPQDFDGFLSEPLGETRQYETVVGGRRYGVIERRVALFPQRAGTLTVPGSKLTCQVAVRDQRRRRRSLMDDFFGRVRAEQRVVPGPPVALEVRPLPSPPADFSGLVGKFQIQAEASKRQLQVGESTTVQITVSGQGNVQSIAEPPLPDLSAFKIYDDKTSSRIDRDGLELKGSKVFPKALVPLSPGETMIPAIPLVYFDPAAGSYRTTRTTPIVLAVDPAEGQEDLRLTESLAPTTGKVAVRILADDILPLYRGLDGATESPPGPPLQAALTGALAAPPLLFVGLWWRRRRQLRYQEDGALRRRQEALRRARKSLANDDPSEVVRTYIGDKLGREGGALTAAEAAAGLRQAGLGGDLVDEVRSFLEGLEASRYGAAGGAAGGELRDPAKALIERLEGALRKTRSKP